From a region of the Dictyostelium discoideum AX4 chromosome 2 chromosome, whole genome shotgun sequence genome:
- the forG gene encoding actin binding protein (formin homology domain-containing protein) — translation MILSITFQLDPISNNSTSLSNSIDNRSSINVTALQMQQGSKTYNLDQNSSYKTVFLAICQLFGIKESSAQDYCLQLESSKKYLNWPPQSDESKTKHIVKQLYESGETALVLQLNPTYRSSKWVKALNDSETNEKDIMFHLKYKLQENEFAESFIEQNGMEGILRMVTNGKGNAQTYSLASLRACLEYVSAMEIITKTPHLVKQLFSLVDSNVVGVCRGALELLFVLCDFRKEEGFKSVHLAAKGTAVAQGKKPYLNVIKLLDSGDLETKINAFTLLNVLLSNCPTDEKVGKLCKKWGELGLDDKLRSLTSIQQQEFQIQLEIYEETSGVNLRTKASRLEAICNRLKSKLTEYEAQQPLIAILKEELKLAQQLIKEASTDRVFLSSHPMQRYLGPTIQSYPADLSFLKTTAAERDKINEFEKKILAINEQLRQETKLSEELKNQVLANKKQFDSTIAELNEENQRLTQVEVKFKLQQSISPSQDSSNNQKASSSSSNTSTLNDSDIQSIQSSLKEATLEIERLKLAIEEKMPPNEAQQIFSQSLITTAAFTPTSPDISNDGQPISGGGAPPPSPSPPPPISGGGAPPPPPPPPPPPSGGGAPPPPPPPPPSGGKKAGAPGAPPTGPAAIQPNKPVINPSSKMKPLYWKRIILPPSNRNESIWDQVLEPTFDSKDFENLFCAKKKAVDSSLSTNPSSTTGKEGEKVKLVSLVDIKKSNSIAFMLAKIPTAEGLKKAIDTVDNSILGKEIIKTLITNVPTEQDYQLIKGSEIHESKLDKPERWILEIYGFPMMKERLVAWLFQLEYQEMYNNIIQILEKLQNAIKDTKSSDSLKKILGIVLVLGNYMNGGSGRGQADGFTLEILDSLATSKDVENKTSLLDYVSKISMEKYPKTMNVAQELDSLKLVQLSISDMSTDINDLEKQFNISKNNCKKVLEANIPSSSKFQSTIGSFLEKTEIDIKNLKENQKNIVDSFIQLVEFFGYPKSYATTASCQQFFNSIYSFSLLFSKQCQKIEKEREALAKASGDNGAVQNKKIAGGADPLAALANAIKLGQTGLRKRPGPENSSGGSQLNLNK, via the exons atgatattatcaattacatTTCAATTAGATCCAATTAGtaataattcaacatcactttcaaattcaattgacaATAGATCATCAATAAATGTAACAGCATTACAAATGCAACAAGGTTCTAAAACCTATAATTTAGATCAAAATTCTTCATATAAAACTGTATTTCTAGCAATTTGTCAATTATTTGGTATTAAAGAATCCTCTGCTCAAGATTATTGTTTACAGTTAGaatcatcaaaaaaatatttaaattggcCACCTCAATCAGATGAATCAAAAACTAAACACATTGTTAAACAACTTTATGAATCTGGTGAAACTGCTTTAGTCCTTCAATTAAATCCAACTTATCGTTCTTCAAAATGGGTAAAAGCCTTAAATGATTCTGaaacaaatgaaaaagatataatgtttcatttaaaatataaattacaa gaAAATGAATTTGCAGAATCATTTATTGAACAAAATGGTATGGAAGGTATTTTAAGAATGGTAACAAATGGTAAAGGTAATGCACAAACTTATTCATTAGCATCGTTAAGAGCATGTCTTGAATATGTTAGTGCAATGgaaattattaccaaaacTCCACATTTAGTTAAACAATTGTTTAGTTTAGTTGATAGTAATGTTGTAGGTGTTTGTAGAGGAGCAttggaattattatttgtattatgtGATTTTAGAAAAGAGGAAGGTTTTAAATCGGTTCATTTAGCAGCTAAAGGTACAGCGGTAGCTCAAGGTAAAAAACCATATTTAAATGTTATAAAGTTATTGGATTCAGGTGATTTGGAAACCAAAATCAATGCATTCACTTTGTTAAATGTATTGTTAAGTAATTGTCCAACCGATGAAAAAGTTGGTAAACTTTGTAAGAAATGGGGTGAATTAGGGTTAGATGATAAATTACGTTCCCTAACATCCattcaacaacaagaatTTCAAATACAATTGGAAATTTATGAAGAAACTTCAGGTGTAAATCTTAGAACCAAAGCAAGTAGATTGGAAGCAATTTGCAATagattaaaatcaaaacttACAGAATATGAAGCACAACAACCATTAATAGCAATTCTTAAAGAGGAATTGAAATTGGcacaacaattaattaaagaagcTTCAACTGATCGTGTTTTCCTTAGTTCTCATCCAATGCAAAGATATCTTGGTCCAACTATTCAATCTTATCCAGCCGATCTTTCTTTCTTAAAAACTACAGCGGCTGAAcgtgataaaattaatgaatttgaaaagaaaattttagcAATCAATGAACAACTTCGTCAAGAAACAAAATTATCCgaggaattaaaaaatcaagtattagcaaataaaaaacaatttgattCGACAATTGCtgaattaaatgaagaaaatcaaaGATTAACTCAAGTTGaagttaaatttaaattacaacAATCAATTTCACCTTCTCAAGAttcatcaaataatcaaaaagcttcttcctcttcttcaaaTACTTCAACTTTAAATGATAGTGatattcaatcaattcaaagTTCATTAAAAGAAGCAACATTAGAAATTGAAAGATTAAAATTAGCAATTGAAGAAAAGATGCCACCAAATGAAGCTCAACAAATTTTTTCACAATCATTAATAACAACAGCAGCATTTACACCAACCAGTCCTGATATTAGTAATGATGGTCAACCAATTTCTGGTGGTGGTGCACCACCACCTTCAccttcaccaccaccacccaTTTCTGGAGGAGGAGCACCACCTCCACCtcctccaccaccaccaccaccctCTGGAGGAGgagcaccaccaccaccacctccaccaccaccttcTGGTGGTAAAAAAGCAGGAGCACCAGGTGCTCCACCTACAGGACCTGCAGCAATTCAACCAAATAAACCAGTTATTAATCCATCAAGTAAAATGAAACCATTATATTGGAAGAGAATTATTTTACCACCATCAAATAgaaatgaatcaatttgGGATCAAGTTTTAGAACCAACATTTGATTCaaaagattttgaaaatttattttgtgcAAAGAAAAAAGCGGTAGATTCATCTTTATCAACAAACCCCTCCTCAACAACAGGTAAAGAAGGtgaaaaagttaaattaGTTTCATTAGTAGatataaagaaatcaaattcaattgcaTTTATGTTGGCAAAAATACCAACTGCCGAAGGTTTAAAGAAAGCAATCGATACAGTCGATAATTCAATTCTAGGTAAAGAGATCATTAAAACATTGATTACAAATGTACCAACTGAACaagattatcaattaattaaaggaTCAGAAATTCATGAATCCAAATTGGATAAACCAGAAAGATGGATTCTTGAAATCTATGGTTTCCCAATGATGAAAGAACGTTTAGTAGCTTGGTTATTCCAATTGGAATATCAAGAAAtgtataataatatcattcaAATTTTGGAAAAACTTCAAAATGCAATCAAAGACACAAAATCATCAGATTCACTTAAAAAGATATTGGGTATCGTATTGGTACTTGGTAATTATATgaatggtggtagtggtagagGTCAAGCCGATGGTTTCACTCTTGAAATTTTAGATTCCTTGGCAACCAGTAAAGATGTGGAGAATAAAACCTCACTTTTGGATTATGTATCAAAGATCTCCATGGAAAAGTATCCAAAAACTATGAATGTCGCTCAAGAACTAGACTCTTTGAAATTGGTTCAACTTTCAATCTCTGATATGTCAACCGATATCAATGATTTAGAGaaacaatttaatatatccaaaaataattgtaaaaaagttttagaaGCAAATATACCCTCCTCTTCAAAATTCCAATCAACCATTGGTTCATTCTTGGAGAAAACTGAAATCGATATTAAAAACCttaaagaaaatcaaaaaaatattgtagATTCTTTCATTCAATTAGTTGAATTTTTTGGTTATCCAAAATCTTATGCTACAACTGCCTCTTGTCAACAATTCTTTAATTCAATCTACTCAttctcattattattttcaaaacaatgtcaaaaaattgaaaaagaaagagaagcACTCGCCAAAGCTTCTGGTGATAATGGTGCTgttcaaaataaaaagattgcTGGTGGTGCTGATCCATTAGCTGCTCTTGCAAACGCAATTAAATTAGGTCAAACTGGTTTAAGAAAAAGACCTGGTCCTGAAAATTCATCTGGAGGAtcacaattaaatttaaataaataa
- a CDS encoding DUF647 family protein, whose product MQYNGKSQQSINKINCIIEKNQSNSIINKFQVASPYDDYDDRLNFLETIEKNSGFYNVLCELFLPNGYPDSVTTDYFGYQFWDSIQALCSTITGTLATRAILKGYGVGDSSATVASATTQWLIRDGMGMIGRIVFAWRKGTDLDCNSKKWRYTADILNNIGMAFEMISPLFSSQLFLPLSCIGLIAKSICGVAGGCTKASLTQHFAKRDNLADVSAKDGSQETAVNLVGMLLSVIVSSFINDNTSLIVTWLVFLFFTSLHLFCNYRAVSAVQLKSINRYRAYLIYDYFIHNQGSIPSPSEISKLENILFSIKELDIRVGVSLCNIYKVQQKQQKLNNQFLQQKLNNITKTKNVNNNNNNNNNNNNNNNNNNNNKNNNINNINNNINNNINNNINNNINNKNNNNNNNNNNNNNNNNNNNNNNNNNKNSLEIIKKIKKSKSFIIWKKHSQRGNKILEKDFTLLIALLNGSTTRDMIESYFYAVEYFHLSSVQIPPTINISGTFFKRLEEKGWDLDRALLNSEGWTFGI is encoded by the coding sequence atgcaATATAATGGAAAATCACAACaatctattaataaaattaattgtataattgaaaagaatcaatcaaattcaattattaataaatttcaagTTGCTAGTCCatatgatgattatgatgatagattgaattttttagaaACTATTGAAAAGAATAGTGGATTTTATAATGTTTTATGTGAATTATTCTTACCTAATGGATATCCAGATTCAGTTACAACCGATTACTTTGGGTATCAATTTTGGGATTCAATTCAAGCACTTTGTAGTACAATCACAGGTACATTAGCAACTAGGGCAATTCTTAAAGGATATGGTGTTGGTGATTCATCGGCAACGGTTGCATCAGCGACTACTCAATGGTTAATTCGTGATGGTATGGGCATGATTGGGAGAATTGTATTTGCGTGGCGTAAAGGCACAGATTTAGATTGTAATTCAAAAAAGTGGCGTTACACAGCCGACATTCTAAATAACATTGGTATGGCATTCGAGATGATAAGTCCGCTATTCTCATCTCAACTCTTTCTGCCACTATCATGTATCGGACTAATTGCCAAGAGCATTTGCGGTGTTGCCGGTGGCTGTACGAAAGCGTCACTAACTCAACATTTTGCTAAACGTGATAATTTAGCTGACGTCTCTGCAAAAGATGGCTCACAAGAAACTGCCGTCAATCTAGTTGGAATGCTCCTTAGTGTTATAGTCTCAAGTTTTATCAATGACAATACCTCACTAATCGTCACTTGGTTagtatttctattttttacaTCGTTACATTTGTTTTGCAATTATCGTGCAGTCTCTGCTGTCCAATTGAAATCAATCAATCGTTATAGGGCATACTTAATTTATGATTACTTTATTCACAATCAAGGTTCAATACCCTCACCCTCAGAAATCTCAAAATTAGAGAACATCCTCTTTTCTATCAAAGAGCTTGATATTAGAGTTGGTGTCTCATTATGTAACATATATAAAgtacaacaaaaacaacaaaaattaaataatcaatttttacaacaaaaattaaataatataaccaaaacaaaaaatgtaaataataataataataataataataataataataataataataataataataataataataaaaataataatataaataatataaataataatataaataacaatataaataataatataaataacaatataaataataaaaataataataataataataataataataataataataataataataataataataataataataataataataataaaaatagtttagaaattattaaaaaaattaaaaaatcaaaatcatttataatttggaaaaaacATAGTCAAAGaggaaataaaattttagaaaaagatTTCACATTATTAATTGCTTTATTGAATGGTTCAACTACAAGAGATATGATTGAATCCTATTTTTACGCTGTTGAATACTTTCATTTGTCAAGTGTTCAAATTCCACCAACAATCAATATATCTGGTACTTTCTTTAAGAGGTTAGAAGAAAAAGGGTGGGATCTTGATAGagctttattaaattctgaAGGTTGGACATTTggtatttaa
- the vamp7B gene encoding longin domain-containing protein: MPIIYSLVARGSSVLAEFTSTNGNFVTITRRILDLIPPNDTKMSYVYEKYIFHYLVSDTLTYLCMADEEFGRRIPFTFLDDVKNRFKSMYGDKGKTAIAYGMNSDFSRTLENLMDHYSNTTRVDTMSRTMAEIDEVKNILVSDIAPQLLKRGEKIEMLVERTDTLNQQSFKFKKQSKQLKCAMWWKNVKLMLVLGAIVLIIIFIIVMSYCDGFRSGSKCRSSPSSNSTPTPTPTETPTPTPTPTSTPTPSQLLETLLNQF, translated from the exons ATGCCTATTATCTATTCACTTGTAGCAAGAGGATCATCTGTTTTAGCAGAGTTCACAAGTACTAATGGTAATTTTGTTACAATTACAAGAagaattttagatttaatcCCACCAAATGATACAAAAATGTCCTATGTTTATGAAAA gtatatttttcattatttagtTAGTGATACATTAACATATCTTTGTATGGCAGATGAAGAATTTGGTAGAAGAATACCATTTACATTTTTAGATGATGTAAAGAatagatttaaatcaatgtATGGTGATAAAGGTAAAACAGCAATTGCATATGGTATGAATTCAGATTTCTCAAGAACATTGGAGAATTTAATGGATCATTATTCAAATACAACACGTGTAGATACAATGAGTCGTACAATGGCTGAAATTGATGaagttaaaaatatattagttAGTGATATAGCTccacaattattaaaacgtGGTGAGAAAATTGAAATGTTGGTTGAACGTACTGATACACTCAATCAacaatcttttaaatttaaaaaacaaagtaaacaattaaaatgtGCAATGTGGTGgaaaaatgttaaattaaTGTTAGTTTTAGGTGCTATTGTACTT attattattttcattattgttatGTCATATTGTGATGGTTTCCGTTCAGGTTCAAAATGTcgttcatcaccatcatcaaattcaacaccAACCCCAACTCCAACCGAAACCCCAACTCCAACTCCAACTCCAACTTCAACTCCAACTCCATCACAATTATTAGAAACTCtattaaaccaattttag
- a CDS encoding hypothetical protein (Group-specific antigen) produces the protein MMDIKYKGWNKHQPTTGQKLIQKNINHPILPFREARSITTIKGRDLAWRYLLKALPKHHGENCHSCKEEESSMHIFFECKSIKQNIDSIYQKVCKDSNNTYHGPWSEKVLGKLLTPFSSNLIGAIMESIWYRRNQIKFNDNTTIITENQIIHKIKKARDAEWDRTRKIVEKQLRQELRCTDNRESINRTASIKRRLEKFSHNWNSKLMTINIPEHFIPYCSYNTNYS, from the coding sequence ATGATGGATATCAAATACAAGGGATGGAACAAACACCAGCCAACAACAGGTCAAAAACTGATTCAAAAGAACATTAATCACCCAATTCTACCATTCAGAGAAGCCAGATCAATCACAACTATCAAAGGAAGAGACTTAGCATGGAGATATCTACTCAAGGCACTTCCAAAACACCATGGGGAGAATTGCCACTCATGTAAAGAAGAAGAATCGTCTATGCACATCTTCTTCGAATGCAAATCAATAAAACAGAATATCGACTCAATCTATCAAAAGGTCTGTAAAGACTCCAACAACACTTACCACGGTCCATGGAGCGAAAAAGTTCTCGGAAAACTACTCACACCATTCTCATCAAATCTGATAGGAGCCATTATGGAATCGATATGGTACAgaagaaatcaaataaaattcaacGATAACACTACAATAATAACAGAGAACCAAATAAttcataaaatcaaaaaagcgAGAGATGCCGAATGGGATAGAACAAGAAAGATAGTAGAAAAACAACTACGTCAAGAACTAAGATGCACTGATAACCGAGAGTCAATCAATCGGACCGCATCAATAAAAAGAAGACTCGAAAAATTCAGCCACAACTGGAACTCGAAACTCATGACCATAAACATCCCGGAACACTTCATACCATACTGCTCATATAACACCAACTactcataa